A part of Antechinus flavipes isolate AdamAnt ecotype Samford, QLD, Australia chromosome 6, AdamAnt_v2, whole genome shotgun sequence genomic DNA contains:
- the CELF1 gene encoding CUGBP Elav-like family member 1 isoform X4 has translation MLHYFISKKMNGTLDHPDQPDLDAIKMFVGQVPRSWSEKDLRELFEQYGAVYEINVLRDRSQNPPQSKGCCFVTFYTRKAALEAQNALHNMKILPGMHHPIQMKPADSEKNNAVEDRKLFIGMISKKCNENDIRVMFSSFGQIEECRILRGPDGLSRGCAFVTFTTRAMAQTAIKAMHQAQTMEGCSSPIVVKFADTQKDKEQKRMAQQLQQQMQQISAASVWGNLAGLNTLGPQYLALLQQTASSGNLNTLGSLHPMGGLNAMQLQNLAALAAAASAAQNTPSGTNALTTSSSPLSVLTSSGSSPSSSSSNSVNPMASLGALQTLAGATAGLNVGSLAGMAALNGGLGSGGLSNGTGSTMEALTQAYSGIQQYAAAALPTLYNQNLLTQQSIGAAGSQKEGPEGANLFIYHLPQEFGDQDLLQMFMPFGNVVSAKVFIDKQTNLSKCFGFVSYDNPVSAQAAIQSMNGFQIGMKRLKVQLKRSKNDSKPY, from the exons atgctgcattacttcat ctcaaagaaaatgaatggaaCACTGGATCACCCGGACCAACCTGACCTGGATGCCATCAAGATGTTTGTGGGTCAGGTTCCTAGGAGCtggtctgaaaaagatctgagggaACTCTTTGAACAGTATGGTGCTGTCTACGAAATCAATGTCCTGAGGGATCGGAGCCAGAACCCTCCCCAGAGCAAAG GGTGCTGTTTTGTTACGTTTTACACCCGGAAAGCTGCACTAGAAGCACAGAACGCTCTTCACAATATGAAGATCCTTCCAGGG atgcATCATCCTATACAGATGAAACCTGCAGACAGTGAAAAAAACAATG CAGTGGAAGACAGGAAGCTGTTTATTGGTATGATTTCCAAGAAGTGCAATGAAAACGATATTCGAGTCATGTTCTCTTCCTTCGGACAGATTGAAGAGTGCAGAATATTACGAGGTCCTGATGGTCTGAGCCGAG GTTGTGCATTTGTGACATTTACGACACGAGCCATGGCGCAGACAGCCATCAAGGCAATGCATCAAGCACAGACTATGGAG GGCTGTTCCTCTCCCATCGTGGTGAAGTTTGCAGACACTCAGAAGGACAAAGAACAGAAGCGCATGGCCCAGCAGCTGCAACAGCAGATGCAGCAAATCAGTGCTGCATCTGTATGGGGAAACCTCGCTGGGCTGAACACTCTGGGACCCCAGTACTTAGCA CTCCTTCAGCAGACTGCCTCTTCTGGGAACCTCAACACCCTGGGCAGCCTCCATCCAATGGGAG GACTAAATGCAATGCAGTTACAGAATTTGGCTGCATTGGCGGCGGCTGCTAGCGCCGCTCAGAATACGCCAAGTGGTACCAATGCTCTCACGACATCTAGCAGTCCTCTCAGTGTCCTCACCAGTTCAG GGTCCTCACCGAGCTCCAGTAGCAGCAACTCTGTTAATCCAATGGCTTCCCTTGGAGCCCTGCAGACACTGGCAGGAGCAACTGCCGGCCTCAACGTTGGCTCCTTAGCAG GGATGGCTGCCTTAAATGGTGGCTTGGGCAGTGGCGGTCTTTCTAACGGCACTGGAAGCACAATGGAGGCCCTCACGCAGGCCTACTCTGGGATCCAGCAGTATGCTGCCGCTGCACTCCCGACTCTCTACAACCAGAACCTGTTAACACAGCAGAGTATTGGTGCTGCAGGAAGTCAGAAGGAAG GTCCAGAAGGAGCCAACCTGTTCATCTACCACCTGCCCCAGGAGTTTGGAGATCAGGACCTACTGCAGATGTTCATGCCTTTTGGAAATGTTGTTTCTGCCAAGGTTTTCATCGACAAGCAGACAAACCTGAGCAAGTGCTTTG GGTTTGTAAGCTATGACAATCCTGTTTCAGCGCAGGCTGCCATCCAATCAATGAACGGCTTTCAGATTGGCATGAAACGACTGAAAGTGCAGCTCAAACGCTCGAAGAATGACAGCAAGCCCTACTGA
- the CELF1 gene encoding CUGBP Elav-like family member 1 isoform X3, with protein MLHYFISKKMNGTLDHPDQPDLDAIKMFVGQVPRSWSEKDLRELFEQYGAVYEINVLRDRSQNPPQSKGCCFVTFYTRKAALEAQNALHNMKILPGMHHPIQMKPADSEKNNAVEDRKLFIGMISKKCNENDIRVMFSSFGQIEECRILRGPDGLSRGCAFVTFTTRAMAQTAIKAMHQAQTMEGCSSPIVVKFADTQKDKEQKRMAQQLQQQMQQISAASVWGNLAGLNTLGPQYLALLQQTASSGNLNTLGSLHPMGGLNAMQLQNLAALAAAASAAQNTPSGTNALTTSSSPLSVLTSSAGSSPSSSSSNSVNPMASLGALQTLAGATAGLNVGSLAGMAALNGGLGSGGLSNGTGSTMEALTQAYSGIQQYAAAALPTLYNQNLLTQQSIGAAGSQKEGPEGANLFIYHLPQEFGDQDLLQMFMPFGNVVSAKVFIDKQTNLSKCFGFVSYDNPVSAQAAIQSMNGFQIGMKRLKVQLKRSKNDSKPY; from the exons atgctgcattacttcat ctcaaagaaaatgaatggaaCACTGGATCACCCGGACCAACCTGACCTGGATGCCATCAAGATGTTTGTGGGTCAGGTTCCTAGGAGCtggtctgaaaaagatctgagggaACTCTTTGAACAGTATGGTGCTGTCTACGAAATCAATGTCCTGAGGGATCGGAGCCAGAACCCTCCCCAGAGCAAAG GGTGCTGTTTTGTTACGTTTTACACCCGGAAAGCTGCACTAGAAGCACAGAACGCTCTTCACAATATGAAGATCCTTCCAGGG atgcATCATCCTATACAGATGAAACCTGCAGACAGTGAAAAAAACAATG CAGTGGAAGACAGGAAGCTGTTTATTGGTATGATTTCCAAGAAGTGCAATGAAAACGATATTCGAGTCATGTTCTCTTCCTTCGGACAGATTGAAGAGTGCAGAATATTACGAGGTCCTGATGGTCTGAGCCGAG GTTGTGCATTTGTGACATTTACGACACGAGCCATGGCGCAGACAGCCATCAAGGCAATGCATCAAGCACAGACTATGGAG GGCTGTTCCTCTCCCATCGTGGTGAAGTTTGCAGACACTCAGAAGGACAAAGAACAGAAGCGCATGGCCCAGCAGCTGCAACAGCAGATGCAGCAAATCAGTGCTGCATCTGTATGGGGAAACCTCGCTGGGCTGAACACTCTGGGACCCCAGTACTTAGCA CTCCTTCAGCAGACTGCCTCTTCTGGGAACCTCAACACCCTGGGCAGCCTCCATCCAATGGGAG GACTAAATGCAATGCAGTTACAGAATTTGGCTGCATTGGCGGCGGCTGCTAGCGCCGCTCAGAATACGCCAAGTGGTACCAATGCTCTCACGACATCTAGCAGTCCTCTCAGTGTCCTCACCAGTTCAG cagGGTCCTCACCGAGCTCCAGTAGCAGCAACTCTGTTAATCCAATGGCTTCCCTTGGAGCCCTGCAGACACTGGCAGGAGCAACTGCCGGCCTCAACGTTGGCTCCTTAGCAG GGATGGCTGCCTTAAATGGTGGCTTGGGCAGTGGCGGTCTTTCTAACGGCACTGGAAGCACAATGGAGGCCCTCACGCAGGCCTACTCTGGGATCCAGCAGTATGCTGCCGCTGCACTCCCGACTCTCTACAACCAGAACCTGTTAACACAGCAGAGTATTGGTGCTGCAGGAAGTCAGAAGGAAG GTCCAGAAGGAGCCAACCTGTTCATCTACCACCTGCCCCAGGAGTTTGGAGATCAGGACCTACTGCAGATGTTCATGCCTTTTGGAAATGTTGTTTCTGCCAAGGTTTTCATCGACAAGCAGACAAACCTGAGCAAGTGCTTTG GGTTTGTAAGCTATGACAATCCTGTTTCAGCGCAGGCTGCCATCCAATCAATGAACGGCTTTCAGATTGGCATGAAACGACTGAAAGTGCAGCTCAAACGCTCGAAGAATGACAGCAAGCCCTACTGA
- the CELF1 gene encoding CUGBP Elav-like family member 1 isoform X6 — protein MNGTLDHPDQPDLDAIKMFVGQVPRSWSEKDLRELFEQYGAVYEINVLRDRSQNPPQSKGCCFVTFYTRKAALEAQNALHNMKILPGMHHPIQMKPADSEKNNAVEDRKLFIGMISKKCNENDIRVMFSSFGQIEECRILRGPDGLSRGCAFVTFTTRAMAQTAIKAMHQAQTMEGCSSPIVVKFADTQKDKEQKRMAQQLQQQMQQISAASVWGNLAGLNTLGPQYLALYLQLLQQTASSGNLNTLGSLHPMGGLNAMQLQNLAALAAAASAAQNTPSGTNALTTSSSPLSVLTSSAGSSPSSSSSNSVNPMASLGALQTLAGATAGLNVGSLAGMAALNGGLGSGGLSNGTGSTMEALTQAYSGIQQYAAAALPTLYNQNLLTQQSIGAAGSQKEGPEGANLFIYHLPQEFGDQDLLQMFMPFGNVVSAKVFIDKQTNLSKCFGFVSYDNPVSAQAAIQSMNGFQIGMKRLKVQLKRSKNDSKPY, from the exons atgaatggaaCACTGGATCACCCGGACCAACCTGACCTGGATGCCATCAAGATGTTTGTGGGTCAGGTTCCTAGGAGCtggtctgaaaaagatctgagggaACTCTTTGAACAGTATGGTGCTGTCTACGAAATCAATGTCCTGAGGGATCGGAGCCAGAACCCTCCCCAGAGCAAAG GGTGCTGTTTTGTTACGTTTTACACCCGGAAAGCTGCACTAGAAGCACAGAACGCTCTTCACAATATGAAGATCCTTCCAGGG atgcATCATCCTATACAGATGAAACCTGCAGACAGTGAAAAAAACAATG CAGTGGAAGACAGGAAGCTGTTTATTGGTATGATTTCCAAGAAGTGCAATGAAAACGATATTCGAGTCATGTTCTCTTCCTTCGGACAGATTGAAGAGTGCAGAATATTACGAGGTCCTGATGGTCTGAGCCGAG GTTGTGCATTTGTGACATTTACGACACGAGCCATGGCGCAGACAGCCATCAAGGCAATGCATCAAGCACAGACTATGGAG GGCTGTTCCTCTCCCATCGTGGTGAAGTTTGCAGACACTCAGAAGGACAAAGAACAGAAGCGCATGGCCCAGCAGCTGCAACAGCAGATGCAGCAAATCAGTGCTGCATCTGTATGGGGAAACCTCGCTGGGCTGAACACTCTGGGACCCCAGTACTTAGCA CTTTATTTGCAGCTCCTTCAGCAGACTGCCTCTTCTGGGAACCTCAACACCCTGGGCAGCCTCCATCCAATGGGAG GACTAAATGCAATGCAGTTACAGAATTTGGCTGCATTGGCGGCGGCTGCTAGCGCCGCTCAGAATACGCCAAGTGGTACCAATGCTCTCACGACATCTAGCAGTCCTCTCAGTGTCCTCACCAGTTCAG cagGGTCCTCACCGAGCTCCAGTAGCAGCAACTCTGTTAATCCAATGGCTTCCCTTGGAGCCCTGCAGACACTGGCAGGAGCAACTGCCGGCCTCAACGTTGGCTCCTTAGCAG GGATGGCTGCCTTAAATGGTGGCTTGGGCAGTGGCGGTCTTTCTAACGGCACTGGAAGCACAATGGAGGCCCTCACGCAGGCCTACTCTGGGATCCAGCAGTATGCTGCCGCTGCACTCCCGACTCTCTACAACCAGAACCTGTTAACACAGCAGAGTATTGGTGCTGCAGGAAGTCAGAAGGAAG GTCCAGAAGGAGCCAACCTGTTCATCTACCACCTGCCCCAGGAGTTTGGAGATCAGGACCTACTGCAGATGTTCATGCCTTTTGGAAATGTTGTTTCTGCCAAGGTTTTCATCGACAAGCAGACAAACCTGAGCAAGTGCTTTG GGTTTGTAAGCTATGACAATCCTGTTTCAGCGCAGGCTGCCATCCAATCAATGAACGGCTTTCAGATTGGCATGAAACGACTGAAAGTGCAGCTCAAACGCTCGAAGAATGACAGCAAGCCCTACTGA
- the CELF1 gene encoding CUGBP Elav-like family member 1 isoform X1, with product MLHYFISKKMNGTLDHPDQPDLDAIKMFVGQVPRSWSEKDLRELFEQYGAVYEINVLRDRSQNPPQSKGCCFVTFYTRKAALEAQNALHNMKILPGMHHPIQMKPADSEKNNAVEDRKLFIGMISKKCNENDIRVMFSSFGQIEECRILRGPDGLSRGCAFVTFTTRAMAQTAIKAMHQAQTMEGCSSPIVVKFADTQKDKEQKRMAQQLQQQMQQISAASVWGNLAGLNTLGPQYLALYLQLLQQTASSGNLNTLGSLHPMGGLNAMQLQNLAALAAAASAAQNTPSGTNALTTSSSPLSVLTSSAGSSPSSSSSNSVNPMASLGALQTLAGATAGLNVGSLAGMAALNGGLGSGGLSNGTGSTMEALTQAYSGIQQYAAAALPTLYNQNLLTQQSIGAAGSQKEGPEGANLFIYHLPQEFGDQDLLQMFMPFGNVVSAKVFIDKQTNLSKCFGFVSYDNPVSAQAAIQSMNGFQIGMKRLKVQLKRSKNDSKPY from the exons atgctgcattacttcat ctcaaagaaaatgaatggaaCACTGGATCACCCGGACCAACCTGACCTGGATGCCATCAAGATGTTTGTGGGTCAGGTTCCTAGGAGCtggtctgaaaaagatctgagggaACTCTTTGAACAGTATGGTGCTGTCTACGAAATCAATGTCCTGAGGGATCGGAGCCAGAACCCTCCCCAGAGCAAAG GGTGCTGTTTTGTTACGTTTTACACCCGGAAAGCTGCACTAGAAGCACAGAACGCTCTTCACAATATGAAGATCCTTCCAGGG atgcATCATCCTATACAGATGAAACCTGCAGACAGTGAAAAAAACAATG CAGTGGAAGACAGGAAGCTGTTTATTGGTATGATTTCCAAGAAGTGCAATGAAAACGATATTCGAGTCATGTTCTCTTCCTTCGGACAGATTGAAGAGTGCAGAATATTACGAGGTCCTGATGGTCTGAGCCGAG GTTGTGCATTTGTGACATTTACGACACGAGCCATGGCGCAGACAGCCATCAAGGCAATGCATCAAGCACAGACTATGGAG GGCTGTTCCTCTCCCATCGTGGTGAAGTTTGCAGACACTCAGAAGGACAAAGAACAGAAGCGCATGGCCCAGCAGCTGCAACAGCAGATGCAGCAAATCAGTGCTGCATCTGTATGGGGAAACCTCGCTGGGCTGAACACTCTGGGACCCCAGTACTTAGCA CTTTATTTGCAGCTCCTTCAGCAGACTGCCTCTTCTGGGAACCTCAACACCCTGGGCAGCCTCCATCCAATGGGAG GACTAAATGCAATGCAGTTACAGAATTTGGCTGCATTGGCGGCGGCTGCTAGCGCCGCTCAGAATACGCCAAGTGGTACCAATGCTCTCACGACATCTAGCAGTCCTCTCAGTGTCCTCACCAGTTCAG cagGGTCCTCACCGAGCTCCAGTAGCAGCAACTCTGTTAATCCAATGGCTTCCCTTGGAGCCCTGCAGACACTGGCAGGAGCAACTGCCGGCCTCAACGTTGGCTCCTTAGCAG GGATGGCTGCCTTAAATGGTGGCTTGGGCAGTGGCGGTCTTTCTAACGGCACTGGAAGCACAATGGAGGCCCTCACGCAGGCCTACTCTGGGATCCAGCAGTATGCTGCCGCTGCACTCCCGACTCTCTACAACCAGAACCTGTTAACACAGCAGAGTATTGGTGCTGCAGGAAGTCAGAAGGAAG GTCCAGAAGGAGCCAACCTGTTCATCTACCACCTGCCCCAGGAGTTTGGAGATCAGGACCTACTGCAGATGTTCATGCCTTTTGGAAATGTTGTTTCTGCCAAGGTTTTCATCGACAAGCAGACAAACCTGAGCAAGTGCTTTG GGTTTGTAAGCTATGACAATCCTGTTTCAGCGCAGGCTGCCATCCAATCAATGAACGGCTTTCAGATTGGCATGAAACGACTGAAAGTGCAGCTCAAACGCTCGAAGAATGACAGCAAGCCCTACTGA
- the CELF1 gene encoding CUGBP Elav-like family member 1 isoform X2: protein MLHYFISKKMNGTLDHPDQPDLDAIKMFVGQVPRSWSEKDLRELFEQYGAVYEINVLRDRSQNPPQSKGCCFVTFYTRKAALEAQNALHNMKILPGMHHPIQMKPADSEKNNAVEDRKLFIGMISKKCNENDIRVMFSSFGQIEECRILRGPDGLSRGCAFVTFTTRAMAQTAIKAMHQAQTMEGCSSPIVVKFADTQKDKEQKRMAQQLQQQMQQISAASVWGNLAGLNTLGPQYLALYLQLLQQTASSGNLNTLGSLHPMGGLNAMQLQNLAALAAAASAAQNTPSGTNALTTSSSPLSVLTSSGSSPSSSSSNSVNPMASLGALQTLAGATAGLNVGSLAGMAALNGGLGSGGLSNGTGSTMEALTQAYSGIQQYAAAALPTLYNQNLLTQQSIGAAGSQKEGPEGANLFIYHLPQEFGDQDLLQMFMPFGNVVSAKVFIDKQTNLSKCFGFVSYDNPVSAQAAIQSMNGFQIGMKRLKVQLKRSKNDSKPY from the exons atgctgcattacttcat ctcaaagaaaatgaatggaaCACTGGATCACCCGGACCAACCTGACCTGGATGCCATCAAGATGTTTGTGGGTCAGGTTCCTAGGAGCtggtctgaaaaagatctgagggaACTCTTTGAACAGTATGGTGCTGTCTACGAAATCAATGTCCTGAGGGATCGGAGCCAGAACCCTCCCCAGAGCAAAG GGTGCTGTTTTGTTACGTTTTACACCCGGAAAGCTGCACTAGAAGCACAGAACGCTCTTCACAATATGAAGATCCTTCCAGGG atgcATCATCCTATACAGATGAAACCTGCAGACAGTGAAAAAAACAATG CAGTGGAAGACAGGAAGCTGTTTATTGGTATGATTTCCAAGAAGTGCAATGAAAACGATATTCGAGTCATGTTCTCTTCCTTCGGACAGATTGAAGAGTGCAGAATATTACGAGGTCCTGATGGTCTGAGCCGAG GTTGTGCATTTGTGACATTTACGACACGAGCCATGGCGCAGACAGCCATCAAGGCAATGCATCAAGCACAGACTATGGAG GGCTGTTCCTCTCCCATCGTGGTGAAGTTTGCAGACACTCAGAAGGACAAAGAACAGAAGCGCATGGCCCAGCAGCTGCAACAGCAGATGCAGCAAATCAGTGCTGCATCTGTATGGGGAAACCTCGCTGGGCTGAACACTCTGGGACCCCAGTACTTAGCA CTTTATTTGCAGCTCCTTCAGCAGACTGCCTCTTCTGGGAACCTCAACACCCTGGGCAGCCTCCATCCAATGGGAG GACTAAATGCAATGCAGTTACAGAATTTGGCTGCATTGGCGGCGGCTGCTAGCGCCGCTCAGAATACGCCAAGTGGTACCAATGCTCTCACGACATCTAGCAGTCCTCTCAGTGTCCTCACCAGTTCAG GGTCCTCACCGAGCTCCAGTAGCAGCAACTCTGTTAATCCAATGGCTTCCCTTGGAGCCCTGCAGACACTGGCAGGAGCAACTGCCGGCCTCAACGTTGGCTCCTTAGCAG GGATGGCTGCCTTAAATGGTGGCTTGGGCAGTGGCGGTCTTTCTAACGGCACTGGAAGCACAATGGAGGCCCTCACGCAGGCCTACTCTGGGATCCAGCAGTATGCTGCCGCTGCACTCCCGACTCTCTACAACCAGAACCTGTTAACACAGCAGAGTATTGGTGCTGCAGGAAGTCAGAAGGAAG GTCCAGAAGGAGCCAACCTGTTCATCTACCACCTGCCCCAGGAGTTTGGAGATCAGGACCTACTGCAGATGTTCATGCCTTTTGGAAATGTTGTTTCTGCCAAGGTTTTCATCGACAAGCAGACAAACCTGAGCAAGTGCTTTG GGTTTGTAAGCTATGACAATCCTGTTTCAGCGCAGGCTGCCATCCAATCAATGAACGGCTTTCAGATTGGCATGAAACGACTGAAAGTGCAGCTCAAACGCTCGAAGAATGACAGCAAGCCCTACTGA
- the CELF1 gene encoding CUGBP Elav-like family member 1 isoform X5 yields MVGGTAKGQIDWRLAKEKNMLINSKKMNGTLDHPDQPDLDAIKMFVGQVPRSWSEKDLRELFEQYGAVYEINVLRDRSQNPPQSKGCCFVTFYTRKAALEAQNALHNMKILPGMHHPIQMKPADSEKNNAVEDRKLFIGMISKKCNENDIRVMFSSFGQIEECRILRGPDGLSRGCAFVTFTTRAMAQTAIKAMHQAQTMEGCSSPIVVKFADTQKDKEQKRMAQQLQQQMQQISAASVWGNLAGLNTLGPQYLALYLQLLQQTASSGNLNTLGSLHPMGGLNAMQLQNLAALAAAASAAQNTPSGTNALTTSSSPLSVLTSSAGSSPSSSSSNSVNPMASLGALQTLAGATAGLNVGSLAGMAALNGGLGSGGLSNGTGSTMEALTQAYSGIQQYAAAALPTLYNQNLLTQQSIGAAGSQKEGPEGANLFIYHLPQEFGDQDLLQMFMPFGNVVSAKVFIDKQTNLSKCFGFVSYDNPVSAQAAIQSMNGFQIGMKRLKVQLKRSKNDSKPY; encoded by the exons ATGGTGGGAGGGACAGCAAAAGGACAAATTGATTGGAGGCtagcaaaagaaaagaacatgcTTATCAA ctcaaagaaaatgaatggaaCACTGGATCACCCGGACCAACCTGACCTGGATGCCATCAAGATGTTTGTGGGTCAGGTTCCTAGGAGCtggtctgaaaaagatctgagggaACTCTTTGAACAGTATGGTGCTGTCTACGAAATCAATGTCCTGAGGGATCGGAGCCAGAACCCTCCCCAGAGCAAAG GGTGCTGTTTTGTTACGTTTTACACCCGGAAAGCTGCACTAGAAGCACAGAACGCTCTTCACAATATGAAGATCCTTCCAGGG atgcATCATCCTATACAGATGAAACCTGCAGACAGTGAAAAAAACAATG CAGTGGAAGACAGGAAGCTGTTTATTGGTATGATTTCCAAGAAGTGCAATGAAAACGATATTCGAGTCATGTTCTCTTCCTTCGGACAGATTGAAGAGTGCAGAATATTACGAGGTCCTGATGGTCTGAGCCGAG GTTGTGCATTTGTGACATTTACGACACGAGCCATGGCGCAGACAGCCATCAAGGCAATGCATCAAGCACAGACTATGGAG GGCTGTTCCTCTCCCATCGTGGTGAAGTTTGCAGACACTCAGAAGGACAAAGAACAGAAGCGCATGGCCCAGCAGCTGCAACAGCAGATGCAGCAAATCAGTGCTGCATCTGTATGGGGAAACCTCGCTGGGCTGAACACTCTGGGACCCCAGTACTTAGCA CTTTATTTGCAGCTCCTTCAGCAGACTGCCTCTTCTGGGAACCTCAACACCCTGGGCAGCCTCCATCCAATGGGAG GACTAAATGCAATGCAGTTACAGAATTTGGCTGCATTGGCGGCGGCTGCTAGCGCCGCTCAGAATACGCCAAGTGGTACCAATGCTCTCACGACATCTAGCAGTCCTCTCAGTGTCCTCACCAGTTCAG cagGGTCCTCACCGAGCTCCAGTAGCAGCAACTCTGTTAATCCAATGGCTTCCCTTGGAGCCCTGCAGACACTGGCAGGAGCAACTGCCGGCCTCAACGTTGGCTCCTTAGCAG GGATGGCTGCCTTAAATGGTGGCTTGGGCAGTGGCGGTCTTTCTAACGGCACTGGAAGCACAATGGAGGCCCTCACGCAGGCCTACTCTGGGATCCAGCAGTATGCTGCCGCTGCACTCCCGACTCTCTACAACCAGAACCTGTTAACACAGCAGAGTATTGGTGCTGCAGGAAGTCAGAAGGAAG GTCCAGAAGGAGCCAACCTGTTCATCTACCACCTGCCCCAGGAGTTTGGAGATCAGGACCTACTGCAGATGTTCATGCCTTTTGGAAATGTTGTTTCTGCCAAGGTTTTCATCGACAAGCAGACAAACCTGAGCAAGTGCTTTG GGTTTGTAAGCTATGACAATCCTGTTTCAGCGCAGGCTGCCATCCAATCAATGAACGGCTTTCAGATTGGCATGAAACGACTGAAAGTGCAGCTCAAACGCTCGAAGAATGACAGCAAGCCCTACTGA